One genomic window of Phoenix dactylifera cultivar Barhee BC4 chromosome 6, palm_55x_up_171113_PBpolish2nd_filt_p, whole genome shotgun sequence includes the following:
- the LOC120111013 gene encoding cyclic dof factor 3-like, giving the protein MAESRDPAIKLFGKTIPFPASDDDRQKEEEDKGSSDTAAIHETKDKVHGSRDLETKSEPSISSSANETLRTSADQEGAPMKNLEPEEQKNETGGSQEKMIKKPDKILPCPRCGSLDTKFCYYNNYNANQPRHFCKHCQRYWTAGGTIRNVPVGAGRRKNKNSASQFRHNSVSNATFQTVRPEVPDPLHHPPIEPNGTVLSFGSDAPLRESMASVFNLAKKTMKNCNRNGFHRPEEQVTPLPAVENGDDQSSGSSVTASNSTGDGIGANQKETVIQNCQGFPAPIPYINGSSPWRYPWSPFPAFCPSNYPLSFYPAPAYWGCAIPGTWGFPWISPPASSSNGSSGAKSSSPTLGKRPREGEVLDHTNSEKGDSPKQSNQERCLWMPKTLRIHGPEEAAKNSIWAAMSFRYDSADGISGGGLFKAFQKKEGSKNHTAETSQLLYANPAALSRSLDFQESS; this is encoded by the exons ATGGCAGAGAGCAGAGACCCGGCGATCAAGCTCTTCGGCAAGACGATTCCTTTCCCGGCCAGCGACGACGACAgacaaaaagaggaggaggataag GGTAGTTCAGATACAGCAGCTATCCATGAAACCAAGGACAAAGTTCATGGCTCTCGAGATTTAGAAACAAAAAGCGAGCCATCAATATCCTCCTCAGCAAACGAGACCTTGAGAACCTCTGCTGATCAAGAGGGTGCACCTATGAAGAATttagagcctgaagaacaaaagaatGAAACAGGTGGCTCTCAAGAGAAAATGATAAAGAAGCCTGATAAGATACTTCCTTGTCCTCGGTGCGGCAGCTTAGATACCAAGTTCTGTTACTACAACAACTACAATGCCAACCAGCCACGCCATTTCTGCAAGCACTGTCAGAGATACTGGACTGCCGGGGGCACAATTAGGAATGTGCCTGTTGGAGCTGGTCGCCGCAAGAATAAGAACTCAGCATCCCAATTTCGTCACAATTCTGTCTCCAATGCCACCTTCCAGACAGTCAGACCTGAAGTTCCCGACCCACTTCATCATCCTCCAATAGAACCGAATGGTACTGTTCTTAGTTTCGGCTCCGATGCCCCTCTCCGTGAATCTATGGCCTCTGTGTTCAATCTTGCCAAGAAGACAATGAAGAATTGCAATCGAAATGGATTCCATCGACCAGAAGAGCAGGTGACTCCATTACCTGCTGTAGAAAATGGCGATGATCAGTCAAGTGGATCTTCAGTGACAGCTTCGAATTCTACTGGTGATGGAATTGGTGCTAATCAGAAAGAGACAGTCATTCAAAACTGTCAAGGATTTCCAGCTCCAATCCCATACATTAATGGATCATCACCTTGGCGGTATCCCTGGAGCCCATTTCCTGCTTTCTGCCCCTCAAACTATCCTCTCTCATTTTACCCTGCACCGGCTTATTGGGGTTGCGCAATCCCTGGCACTTGGGGCTTCCCATGGATCTCGCCTCCAGCTTCTTCAAGCAATGGTTCCTCAGGAGCTAAATCCAGTTCTCCAACATTAGGCAAGCGTCCAAGGGAAGGAGAAGTGCTCGATCATACCAATTCAGAGAAAGGAGATAGTCCTAAGCAGAGCAACCAGGAGAGGTGTCTCTGGATGCCTAAAACATTGAGGATCCATGGCCCCGAAGAAGCTGCAAAGAACTCTATATGGGCAGCCATGAGTTTCAGATACGACAGTGCTGATGGAATTAGTGGTGGAGGGCTATTCAAAGCCTTCCAGAAAAAGGAAGGGTCAAAGAATCACACTGCAGAAACCTCCCAACTCTTGTATGCCAATCCTGCAGCTTTGTCACGATCCCTCGACTTCCAAGAGAGCTCGTAG
- the LOC120111218 gene encoding uncharacterized protein LOC120111218 translates to MAPYEALYGRKCRSPICWDDVGERKIMGPEIVQQTVEKIQLIRERLRIAQSRQKSYADNRRRELEFQVGDHVFLKVSPTKGVMRFGIRGKLSPRYVGPFEILERVGAVAYKLALPPSLSGVHNVFHVSMLRKYIPDMSHVVEVAPLQLREDLTYLEQPVRVVDRKEQVLRRRTIPYVKIQWSNHSEREATWELEDEMKEKYPDLFAS, encoded by the coding sequence atggcaccttatgaggctctatatggaagaaagtgtagatcacctatctgttgggatgatgttggtgaaagaaaaattatgggccCCGAGATTGTGCAACAAACAGTAGAGAAGATCCAGCTGATCAGGGAACGCCTCCGAATAGCTCAGAGCAGACAGAAAAGTTATGCAGATAATAGAAGAAGGGAATTGGAATTTCAGGTTGGAGATCATGTGTTTCTGAAAGTGTCTCCTACTAAAGGGGTGATGCGATTTGGAATACGCGGAAAACTTAGTCCACGCTATGTCGGCCCCTTTGAGATTCTGGAAAGAGTAGGAGCAGTGGCTTACAAATTGGCACTTCCACCTTCACTGTCTGGAGTtcacaatgtttttcatgtttccatgctaagaaagtatattccagatatgagccatgtggtagaagtggctcccttgcagcttagagaagatttgacatatcttgagcagcctgtacgtgtggttgatagaaaagagcaagtgttgaggaggcgcacgattccttatgttaagatccagtggagcaatcactcaGAACGAGAGGCCACGTGGGAGCTGGAGGatgagatgaaggaaaaatatccggacctttttgcaagctaa